A portion of the Glycine max cultivar Williams 82 chromosome 10, Glycine_max_v4.0, whole genome shotgun sequence genome contains these proteins:
- the LOC100802550 gene encoding ketohexokinase isoform X2 → MPNLCTVSSNASSNFIFGVQPHNFYNVFGSRRTRPRCRVSMSSSDPQNAVVVGCGSVTMDFLATVAAYPKPDDKIRSTSLKVQGGGNVGNALTCLARLGLNPRLISKIADDSQGRSILDELRDDGVDTSFIVVSKEGTSPFTYIIVDNQTKTRTCIHTAGYPPMIPDELSKSSLLSALDGAKFAYFDGRLPDTALVVAQEAVRKNIPILIDAERPREGLDDLLKLADYVVCSAKFPASWTKASTVPQALVSMLLRLPNIKFVIVTLGKDGCIMLERSVDGPSTEEVDVDSLLESLEIKRDKSVSIPTCISSSVAKLKAEGIGTVSGKLYVGTAESIPPSELVDTTGAGDAFIGAVIYAICAKFTPETMLSFAANVAGAKCRDLGARSGLPYRADPRIASFVLEKLSSSA, encoded by the exons ATGCCGAACCTCTGCACTGTTAGTTCTAATGCTTCTTCAAACTTCATATTCGGCGTTCAACCTCACAACTTCTACAATGTT TTTGGGTCAAGGAGAACGAGACCTCGGTGCAGGGTCAGCATGTCCTCCTCCGATCCTCAAAACGCCGTCGTT GTGGGGTGTGGATCGGTGACCATGGATTTCTTGGCCACGGTTGCGGCTTACCCTAAGCCGGATGACAAAATCAGAAGCACCAGCTTGAAG GTTCAAGGAGGTGGCAATGTCGGCAACGCCTTAACCTGCCTTGCTCGCTTGGGCTTAAACCCAAGGCTCATTTCCaag ATTGCTGATGACAGTCAAGGCAGGAGTATATTAGACGAGCTACGAGATGATGGTGTAGATACATCCTTTATTGTG GTGTCTAAGGAGGGAACTTCACCATTTACATATATTATTGTGGACAACCAAAC GAAGACCCGCACTTGTATACATACCGCAGGATATCCTCCAATGATACCAGACGAACTGTCAAAATCAAGTTTATTATCTGCATTGGATGGAGCAAAATTTGCTTATTTTGATGGGAGGTTGCCTGATACTGCTCTAGTTGTTGCCCAAGAG GCAGTTAGAAAGAATATACCCATCTTAATAGATGCAGAAAGGCCAAGGGAAGGGTTAGACGATCTCCTAAAATTAGCTGATTATGTTGTATGCTCAGCAAAGTTTCCAGCA TCATGGACAAAGGCATCAACTGTTCCACAAGCACTTGTTTCTATGCTTTTAAGGTTGCCCAACATAAAATTTGTGATTGTAACTTTGGGGAAAGATGGTTGTATAATGCTGGAGAGAAGTGTTGATG GTCCTTCCACGGAAGAAGTGGATGTAGACAGCTTATTGGAATCATTGGAGATAAAAAGGGATAAGAGTGTATCCATTCCAACCTGCATATCATCA TCAGTGGCAAAATTGAAGGCAGAGGGGATAGGAACAGTTAGTGGGAAGTTGTATGTTGGAACAGCTGAGAGTATTCCACCATCAGAGCTTGTTGATACCACTGGTGCTGGGGATGCATTTATTGGAGCTGTTATCTATG CTATTTGTGCCAAGTTTACACCAGAGACAATGCTATCCTTTGCTGCTAATGTG GCAGGTGCCAAGTGCAGGGATCTAGGAGCACGAAGTGGTCTTCCTTACCGTGCAGATCCACGCATAGCATCCTTTGTATTGGAGAAATTGAGTAGTTCAGCTTAA
- the LOC100802550 gene encoding ketohexokinase isoform X1, producing the protein MPNLCTVSSNASSNFIFGVQPHNFYNVFGSRRTRPRCRVSMSSSDPQNAVVVGCGSVTMDFLATVAAYPKPDDKIRSTSLKVQGGGNVGNALTCLARLGLNPRLISKIADDSQGRSILDELRDDGVDTSFIVVSKEGTSPFTYIIVDNQTKTRTCIHTAGYPPMIPDELSKSSLLSALDGAKFAYFDGRLPDTALVVAQEAVRKNIPILIDAERPREGLDDLLKLADYVVCSAKFPASWTKASTVPQALVSMLLRLPNIKFVIVTLGKDGCIMLERSVDAGPSTEEVDVDSLLESLEIKRDKSVSIPTCISSSVAKLKAEGIGTVSGKLYVGTAESIPPSELVDTTGAGDAFIGAVIYAICAKFTPETMLSFAANVAGAKCRDLGARSGLPYRADPRIASFVLEKLSSSA; encoded by the exons ATGCCGAACCTCTGCACTGTTAGTTCTAATGCTTCTTCAAACTTCATATTCGGCGTTCAACCTCACAACTTCTACAATGTT TTTGGGTCAAGGAGAACGAGACCTCGGTGCAGGGTCAGCATGTCCTCCTCCGATCCTCAAAACGCCGTCGTT GTGGGGTGTGGATCGGTGACCATGGATTTCTTGGCCACGGTTGCGGCTTACCCTAAGCCGGATGACAAAATCAGAAGCACCAGCTTGAAG GTTCAAGGAGGTGGCAATGTCGGCAACGCCTTAACCTGCCTTGCTCGCTTGGGCTTAAACCCAAGGCTCATTTCCaag ATTGCTGATGACAGTCAAGGCAGGAGTATATTAGACGAGCTACGAGATGATGGTGTAGATACATCCTTTATTGTG GTGTCTAAGGAGGGAACTTCACCATTTACATATATTATTGTGGACAACCAAAC GAAGACCCGCACTTGTATACATACCGCAGGATATCCTCCAATGATACCAGACGAACTGTCAAAATCAAGTTTATTATCTGCATTGGATGGAGCAAAATTTGCTTATTTTGATGGGAGGTTGCCTGATACTGCTCTAGTTGTTGCCCAAGAG GCAGTTAGAAAGAATATACCCATCTTAATAGATGCAGAAAGGCCAAGGGAAGGGTTAGACGATCTCCTAAAATTAGCTGATTATGTTGTATGCTCAGCAAAGTTTCCAGCA TCATGGACAAAGGCATCAACTGTTCCACAAGCACTTGTTTCTATGCTTTTAAGGTTGCCCAACATAAAATTTGTGATTGTAACTTTGGGGAAAGATGGTTGTATAATGCTGGAGAGAAGTGTTGATG CAGGTCCTTCCACGGAAGAAGTGGATGTAGACAGCTTATTGGAATCATTGGAGATAAAAAGGGATAAGAGTGTATCCATTCCAACCTGCATATCATCA TCAGTGGCAAAATTGAAGGCAGAGGGGATAGGAACAGTTAGTGGGAAGTTGTATGTTGGAACAGCTGAGAGTATTCCACCATCAGAGCTTGTTGATACCACTGGTGCTGGGGATGCATTTATTGGAGCTGTTATCTATG CTATTTGTGCCAAGTTTACACCAGAGACAATGCTATCCTTTGCTGCTAATGTG GCAGGTGCCAAGTGCAGGGATCTAGGAGCACGAAGTGGTCTTCCTTACCGTGCAGATCCACGCATAGCATCCTTTGTATTGGAGAAATTGAGTAGTTCAGCTTAA
- the LOC100802550 gene encoding ribokinase isoform X4, which translates to MPNLCTVSSNASSNFIFGVQPHNFYNVFGSRRTRPRCRVSMSSSDPQNAVVVGCGSVTMDFLATVAAYPKPDDKIRSTSLKVQGGGNVGNALTCLARLGLNPRLISKVSKEGTSPFTYIIVDNQTKTRTCIHTAGYPPMIPDELSKSSLLSALDGAKFAYFDGRLPDTALVVAQEAVRKNIPILIDAERPREGLDDLLKLADYVVCSAKFPASWTKASTVPQALVSMLLRLPNIKFVIVTLGKDGCIMLERSVDGPSTEEVDVDSLLESLEIKRDKSVSIPTCISSSVAKLKAEGIGTVSGKLYVGTAESIPPSELVDTTGAGDAFIGAVIYAICAKFTPETMLSFAANVAGAKCRDLGARSGLPYRADPRIASFVLEKLSSSA; encoded by the exons ATGCCGAACCTCTGCACTGTTAGTTCTAATGCTTCTTCAAACTTCATATTCGGCGTTCAACCTCACAACTTCTACAATGTT TTTGGGTCAAGGAGAACGAGACCTCGGTGCAGGGTCAGCATGTCCTCCTCCGATCCTCAAAACGCCGTCGTT GTGGGGTGTGGATCGGTGACCATGGATTTCTTGGCCACGGTTGCGGCTTACCCTAAGCCGGATGACAAAATCAGAAGCACCAGCTTGAAG GTTCAAGGAGGTGGCAATGTCGGCAACGCCTTAACCTGCCTTGCTCGCTTGGGCTTAAACCCAAGGCTCATTTCCaag GTGTCTAAGGAGGGAACTTCACCATTTACATATATTATTGTGGACAACCAAAC GAAGACCCGCACTTGTATACATACCGCAGGATATCCTCCAATGATACCAGACGAACTGTCAAAATCAAGTTTATTATCTGCATTGGATGGAGCAAAATTTGCTTATTTTGATGGGAGGTTGCCTGATACTGCTCTAGTTGTTGCCCAAGAG GCAGTTAGAAAGAATATACCCATCTTAATAGATGCAGAAAGGCCAAGGGAAGGGTTAGACGATCTCCTAAAATTAGCTGATTATGTTGTATGCTCAGCAAAGTTTCCAGCA TCATGGACAAAGGCATCAACTGTTCCACAAGCACTTGTTTCTATGCTTTTAAGGTTGCCCAACATAAAATTTGTGATTGTAACTTTGGGGAAAGATGGTTGTATAATGCTGGAGAGAAGTGTTGATG GTCCTTCCACGGAAGAAGTGGATGTAGACAGCTTATTGGAATCATTGGAGATAAAAAGGGATAAGAGTGTATCCATTCCAACCTGCATATCATCA TCAGTGGCAAAATTGAAGGCAGAGGGGATAGGAACAGTTAGTGGGAAGTTGTATGTTGGAACAGCTGAGAGTATTCCACCATCAGAGCTTGTTGATACCACTGGTGCTGGGGATGCATTTATTGGAGCTGTTATCTATG CTATTTGTGCCAAGTTTACACCAGAGACAATGCTATCCTTTGCTGCTAATGTG GCAGGTGCCAAGTGCAGGGATCTAGGAGCACGAAGTGGTCTTCCTTACCGTGCAGATCCACGCATAGCATCCTTTGTATTGGAGAAATTGAGTAGTTCAGCTTAA
- the LOC100802550 gene encoding ribokinase isoform X3, producing the protein MPNLCTVSSNASSNFIFGVQPHNFYNVFGSRRTRPRCRVSMSSSDPQNAVVVGCGSVTMDFLATVAAYPKPDDKIRSTSLKVQGGGNVGNALTCLARLGLNPRLISKVSKEGTSPFTYIIVDNQTKTRTCIHTAGYPPMIPDELSKSSLLSALDGAKFAYFDGRLPDTALVVAQEAVRKNIPILIDAERPREGLDDLLKLADYVVCSAKFPASWTKASTVPQALVSMLLRLPNIKFVIVTLGKDGCIMLERSVDAGPSTEEVDVDSLLESLEIKRDKSVSIPTCISSSVAKLKAEGIGTVSGKLYVGTAESIPPSELVDTTGAGDAFIGAVIYAICAKFTPETMLSFAANVAGAKCRDLGARSGLPYRADPRIASFVLEKLSSSA; encoded by the exons ATGCCGAACCTCTGCACTGTTAGTTCTAATGCTTCTTCAAACTTCATATTCGGCGTTCAACCTCACAACTTCTACAATGTT TTTGGGTCAAGGAGAACGAGACCTCGGTGCAGGGTCAGCATGTCCTCCTCCGATCCTCAAAACGCCGTCGTT GTGGGGTGTGGATCGGTGACCATGGATTTCTTGGCCACGGTTGCGGCTTACCCTAAGCCGGATGACAAAATCAGAAGCACCAGCTTGAAG GTTCAAGGAGGTGGCAATGTCGGCAACGCCTTAACCTGCCTTGCTCGCTTGGGCTTAAACCCAAGGCTCATTTCCaag GTGTCTAAGGAGGGAACTTCACCATTTACATATATTATTGTGGACAACCAAAC GAAGACCCGCACTTGTATACATACCGCAGGATATCCTCCAATGATACCAGACGAACTGTCAAAATCAAGTTTATTATCTGCATTGGATGGAGCAAAATTTGCTTATTTTGATGGGAGGTTGCCTGATACTGCTCTAGTTGTTGCCCAAGAG GCAGTTAGAAAGAATATACCCATCTTAATAGATGCAGAAAGGCCAAGGGAAGGGTTAGACGATCTCCTAAAATTAGCTGATTATGTTGTATGCTCAGCAAAGTTTCCAGCA TCATGGACAAAGGCATCAACTGTTCCACAAGCACTTGTTTCTATGCTTTTAAGGTTGCCCAACATAAAATTTGTGATTGTAACTTTGGGGAAAGATGGTTGTATAATGCTGGAGAGAAGTGTTGATG CAGGTCCTTCCACGGAAGAAGTGGATGTAGACAGCTTATTGGAATCATTGGAGATAAAAAGGGATAAGAGTGTATCCATTCCAACCTGCATATCATCA TCAGTGGCAAAATTGAAGGCAGAGGGGATAGGAACAGTTAGTGGGAAGTTGTATGTTGGAACAGCTGAGAGTATTCCACCATCAGAGCTTGTTGATACCACTGGTGCTGGGGATGCATTTATTGGAGCTGTTATCTATG CTATTTGTGCCAAGTTTACACCAGAGACAATGCTATCCTTTGCTGCTAATGTG GCAGGTGCCAAGTGCAGGGATCTAGGAGCACGAAGTGGTCTTCCTTACCGTGCAGATCCACGCATAGCATCCTTTGTATTGGAGAAATTGAGTAGTTCAGCTTAA
- the LOC100799353 gene encoding ribokinase isoform X2: MMSSDSVLPLPENPIIVGFGGVGVDFLAVVPSFPKPDSKIRTTEFTFQGGGNNGNTMTCAARLGLKPRIISKVSNDGPGKTMLEELEAEGVDTSFFVVSKEGTSPFSYVIVDNQTKTRTCIFTPGYPEMVPQDLPRANLLSALDGARMVYFDARMPDSALVIAQEAFHQNIPILIDAERPREGLNDLLSLADYVVCSENFPRAWTEASSIPRALVSIILRLPRLKFAIVTLGKDGCIMLERCVDDGSHIEEMDVESCLTTLKERKDDSTAMPTCIASPVTKLRAKGIEESVCGRLYYGASEKIPPSELMDTTGAGDAFVGAVLYAICANISPEKMLPLASYVAAANCRALGARRGLPYSNNPCLASFTE, encoded by the exons ATGATGTCTTCGGATTCTGTTCTTCCTCTCCCCGAAAATCCCATCATT GTGGGGTTTGGTGGGGTTGGAGTGGATTTTCTGGCAGTAGTGCCATCTTTTCCTAAACCTGATTCCAAGATTCGAACCACTGAATTCACG TTCCAAGGTGGTGGAAATAATGGAAATACTATGACATGTGCTGCCCGGTTGGGCTTAAAGCCAAGAATAATTTCCAAG GTTTCAAATGATGGTCCGGGTAAGACTATGCTGGAGGAACTAGAAGCTGAAGGGGTGGATACCTCTTTTTTTGtg GTCTCGAAGGAAGGGACTTCACCATTTAGCTACGTCATTGTTGACAACCAAAC GAAAACAAGGACTTGTATATTCACTCCAGGATATCCTGAAATGGTCCCTCAAGATCTTCCACGAGCCAATTTGTTATCTGCACTGGATGGAGCAAGAATGGTCTATTTTGATGCAAGGATGCCTGACAGTGCTCTTGTCATTGCTCAAGAG GCATTTCACCAGAATATACCTATCTTAATTGATGCGGAAAGGCCTAGGGAAGGATTGAATGACCTCCTGAGTTTGGCTGATTATGTTGTATGTTCAGAAAATTTTCCACGG GCCTGGACAGAGGCATCATCTATTCCAAGAGCACtagtttcaattattttaagattGCCAAGACTTAAATTTGCTATTGTAACTTTGGGAAAAGATGGCTGCATAATGCTTGAGCGATGTGTGGATGAtg GTTCTCACATAGAAGAAATGGACGTTGAAAGCTGTTTGACAACATTAAAAGAGAGAAAGGACGATAGCACAGCCATGCCAACCTGCATAGCCTCG CCCGTTACCAAATTAAGAGCCAAGGGCATAGAAGAATCTGTGTGTGGGAGGTTATATTATGGGGCATCTGAAAAGATCCCACCATCAGAGCTTATGGATACAACTGGTGCTGGGGATGCATTTGTTGGAGCTGTTTTATATG CAATCTGTGCCAACATATCACCAGAGAAAATGTTGCCATTGGCTTCTTATGTg GCAGCTGCCAATTGTAGAGCTCTTGGAGCTCGTAGAGGTCTTCCATACAGCAATAATCCATGCCTGGCATCCTTTACTGAGTAG
- the LOC100799353 gene encoding ribokinase isoform X1 — MMSSDSVLPLPENPIIVGFGGVGVDFLAVVPSFPKPDSKIRTTEFTFQGGGNNGNTMTCAARLGLKPRIISKVSNDGPGKTMLEELEAEGVDTSFFVVSKEGTSPFSYVIVDNQTKTRTCIFTPGYPEMVPQDLPRANLLSALDGARMVYFDARMPDSALVIAQEAFHQNIPILIDAERPREGLNDLLSLADYVVCSENFPRAWTEASSIPRALVSIILRLPRLKFAIVTLGKDGCIMLERCVDDEGSHIEEMDVESCLTTLKERKDDSTAMPTCIASPVTKLRAKGIEESVCGRLYYGASEKIPPSELMDTTGAGDAFVGAVLYAICANISPEKMLPLASYVAAANCRALGARRGLPYSNNPCLASFTE, encoded by the exons ATGATGTCTTCGGATTCTGTTCTTCCTCTCCCCGAAAATCCCATCATT GTGGGGTTTGGTGGGGTTGGAGTGGATTTTCTGGCAGTAGTGCCATCTTTTCCTAAACCTGATTCCAAGATTCGAACCACTGAATTCACG TTCCAAGGTGGTGGAAATAATGGAAATACTATGACATGTGCTGCCCGGTTGGGCTTAAAGCCAAGAATAATTTCCAAG GTTTCAAATGATGGTCCGGGTAAGACTATGCTGGAGGAACTAGAAGCTGAAGGGGTGGATACCTCTTTTTTTGtg GTCTCGAAGGAAGGGACTTCACCATTTAGCTACGTCATTGTTGACAACCAAAC GAAAACAAGGACTTGTATATTCACTCCAGGATATCCTGAAATGGTCCCTCAAGATCTTCCACGAGCCAATTTGTTATCTGCACTGGATGGAGCAAGAATGGTCTATTTTGATGCAAGGATGCCTGACAGTGCTCTTGTCATTGCTCAAGAG GCATTTCACCAGAATATACCTATCTTAATTGATGCGGAAAGGCCTAGGGAAGGATTGAATGACCTCCTGAGTTTGGCTGATTATGTTGTATGTTCAGAAAATTTTCCACGG GCCTGGACAGAGGCATCATCTATTCCAAGAGCACtagtttcaattattttaagattGCCAAGACTTAAATTTGCTATTGTAACTTTGGGAAAAGATGGCTGCATAATGCTTGAGCGATGTGTGGATGAtg AAGGTTCTCACATAGAAGAAATGGACGTTGAAAGCTGTTTGACAACATTAAAAGAGAGAAAGGACGATAGCACAGCCATGCCAACCTGCATAGCCTCG CCCGTTACCAAATTAAGAGCCAAGGGCATAGAAGAATCTGTGTGTGGGAGGTTATATTATGGGGCATCTGAAAAGATCCCACCATCAGAGCTTATGGATACAACTGGTGCTGGGGATGCATTTGTTGGAGCTGTTTTATATG CAATCTGTGCCAACATATCACCAGAGAAAATGTTGCCATTGGCTTCTTATGTg GCAGCTGCCAATTGTAGAGCTCTTGGAGCTCGTAGAGGTCTTCCATACAGCAATAATCCATGCCTGGCATCCTTTACTGAGTAG
- the LOC100527352 gene encoding dolichol-phosphate mannose synthase subunit 2 gives MELADRAVGFLLSFISLSIFTYYTFWVIILPFVDDDHFVHKYFLPQEYAILIPVSAGVALLCLLCIFIGFVMLKSKKKKA, from the exons ATGGAATTAGCAGACAGAGCTGTTGGATTTCTGTTATCCTTTATCAGCTTATCAATATTTACCTATTATACTTTCTGGGTTATCATCCTG CCATTTGTGGATGATGATCACTTTGTGCACAAGTACTTCTTACCCCAAGAGTATGCCATACTGATACCAGTTTCAGCTGGTGTGGCACTTCTTTGCCTCTTGTGCATATTTATTGGATTCGTGATGCTCAAATCCAAAAAGAAGAAGGCCTAA